The Amycolatopsis sp. DG1A-15b genome contains the following window.
GCACCAGCAGGTCCCAGCCGTGTTCGGCCCGGCGCTGCTGCGCCAGGTCCAGCATGGGAATGTCACCCTCCTCGTTCAGCGGAAGGGCCTGCGTCTCGTGCTCGATGTGCCAGGTCGTCTCTTCGCCGAGGTCGCGGGCCAGGCGATCGGGCAGCCCTTCCGCGATTCTCCCGGCGAGCTGCTGGGGAAATCCGTCATCGGTCAACAGGCCCACCACAAGGGCCTCCGGCGCGCGCTGGGCAGTCATGCTCGAGCCTTTCCTCGATTTCCGAGGTGCGATCTCCGGGTTCCCGGATCGACAACCGGCAAACGGCCCGGCCGGGCGTTGCGGTCCGGATCACCGGGTACCGACGTTCCATGACCGAAAAGGACGAGACGACGACCGACGACGAGCTGCGCGCCGAAGAGTTCGACCGCGCCACGGCGGGGACGGTGCTGGCGGCCGGCGACTGGGCGGGGTGGGACGACCTGCTCGACTGGCTGCGCACCGAAGGCCCGGGCGTCCGGAAGCTGTCCCCCGGTGCGCTGCGCGGCATCCGGCAGGACGCCGAACGGGCCTGCGCCATGGGATTCCCCTTCCCGCACGACCCGGACCACTTCTACGCCATCCTCCGCGGCCAGCACCTCGCGCGGGCTCATGACTGAGTTTGTCCCGGGGAGGCGCGGGTAGACGCCGCCAGCGGCGAGCACCCGGGGTTCCGGTCGGCCCTCTCCGGTCCGTTCGCCCGCGTAGGCGCCGCACCGATGACGAGCCGCAGCCGCCGCGGCCGGACTTAAGCTTCGGTGACCTATGCGGCAACCGAGGGGTCGATCAGCGGCGTCACGTCCCGGCTGGGAGTCCTGACCTGCGGTGTCGACCAGTTGTCGACGGATTGTCGACGACCCCTGCCACGGTGAATCCCATTCGGTCTCTCGACCGGGGCAAGGCGGCCAGTCGTCGTAACGCCGACAAGGCCACCCCGCCACCGCAGCACTCGCCGGTCCCACGGCGAGGGGGGAGTTCACCACATGAGAAGATCCATAATAGCTGTCGCCTTCATGGCCTTCACCGCTCTGATCGCGGGGACAACGCCCGCTATGGCGTCCGCGGACACCAAAGGAATCTACGGCCCCAAAGGAAACCCGTCGCTCGCCGCGGCGAGTACGCAGGGCATCTCGTCACTGACCTTCCTCTACGGCGGCGCTTTTCAGTTCGCTGCGGCTGACGGGTCGAACATGTTCACGACCGTCTCACGGCCCGCGCTGGCCGCGGGCGATTTCCACTCGCTGGGCGAAATGGCCGCGGAATCCGCGGACAGCAAGAACATCGTCGAGGTCGGCTGGACCGTCGACCGGGGCCTGTTCGGCGACTCCGAGCCGCACCTGTTCGTATTCCACTGGGTGAACGGGGTGCCGACCTGCTACAACGGCTGCGGTTTCGTCCCGGTCGCCAACGCGGCGTCGGTGACGGCGGGAATGACCCTGCGGCCGGGCAACTCCACGCCGCAGTTCACGATCCAGCACTTCCAGGGCAACTGGTGGGTCGGCTTCGGCGGCGTCTTCTTCGGCTTCTACCCCGACACGCTGTGGGGCAGCAGCTTCACCAAGGTCGCCCTGACCCAGTGGTTCGGTGAGGTCGCCGCGAACAGTGCGACGCCGTGCACCGACATGGGCAACGGCCTGTTCGCGTCGTCGCCGTCGTCGTCGGCCGCCGTCGCGATCAACTTCATCGGCGGCCCGGCAGCGAACATCAGCCTCAACACGATCACCAACCCGGCGCTGTACAGCGCTACCCGGACAAGTTCGAACAGCGTTCACTTCGGCGGCCCAGGAGCCTGCTGACCTGAGCTCCCGCCTCCGCCTACTCCGGCCGACCAGCCGGAGTAGGCGGTTTGGTCTTGTCATGACGTGGCTTGCCGGGCGTCCGCGAAGAGACCTGCCAACAGCGGGCGAAGGCGACCGCCGGAACGAGCGCGCGCAGGACTGCTGCCAGAACAGCTGCACCGCACTCCGCGGCCGATGATCCCGGGCTTTTCCGCCCAGGACACGGCCAGCACGCTCGGCATGGCCACCGCGGACCAGGAATCCGGACGATCCCTTCCTGGTCGCGATTGCGGTGCTGACCCTGCTCGGCGAAGTCGCCGCCGAGGACCGCTTGCTGTGCCTGGTGGGCGACGCGCACTGGAGCCGTCGACTGACGTCACCAGGCTTGCGTCGCGGGTCTCTGTCTGTGACTGCACGCCGGCGTCGATCAGCGCCGCGCCGGCCGCGGTGGCGATGTTCTCGGCGATTTCCCTGCTGGCGCCATGCCGGCTTGCCACCGTCACGAGAATTTTCATGTTTCCACCCTCGCGCGGGGCGCGGCCCCCGGCTTAGGGGCCAATGTCCCTCGGGACTCGCCGAAAGTCACCGAAAGCTCGGGGCACCGGCCGCCGCGACCGCCCGGACGGTCGCGGCGGTCGCGGCGGTCACGAAAGCGCAGAGGCCCACTGCTGCGGTCGCGGTGTCGCCGGTCGTGCCTAGCGGACGGCCTGGAACTGGGCGGTCCAGGTCGTGTGGAAGGTCATGCCCTGGCAGCGAATGTCCGTGTCGTCCTTCATCTTCACGGCGTCGGTCAGCTTGTACGGGAAGTTGGCCTCGCTCACGGCCAGCGTCGGCAGCAGCGGGTCCGCGCCGGCCACGGACAGTTCGAGCTGCCCCTGGCAGTAGGGCTTGTCGGCGACGTTCCCGACGGTGTCGATCACGACATCACCGGGGGCCACGGACACCAGCCTGATCTTCACGTTGGCGTTCGGGTTGGACAGGGTCAAGGTGACGTAGGCCTTCTCGCCGGGCAGCAACGTGCCGACCTGCGCACCGGTCACGGTGGCGGGGATCATCGCCTCGGCGGAGCCGGACACCCCGCTTGCGGTGCTGTCCTGGACGAACGCGGCGACCGCGAACCCACCGACTCCCACCAGTGCGCCGACAGTGGCGACGACGAGAACGGACTTGGTCTTGTTGTTGATACGCATGGAACTTCTCCTTGGATTGACTGGCTCGGTTCTCAGGGTTGGGTCGTGGGTGCCGGTTCGCCGGGGCTGGATGTCACCTCGGTGGCCGTGCTGCTCGCCGGTGGGACTGTCGTGGCGGGGATGACCGGCTCCGCCGACGGTGTGGCAGACGGCGTCGTCGTTCCGATCGTCGACGTCGGTTCCGGCGTGGCGGATCGGCTGGATCCCCAGTTGCCGGCCTTGCCGTCGACCGTCGCGGTCACCACGACCACGTCGAACCCCGTTGCCACCGCTACACCAGTGGTGGAAAACGTAATGGCCATCAAGGCAATGACACCGGTTTGGCGGAAGGTACGCATGGGCATGCCCTTCAGGGCTTGATTTCCGGCGTCATGGCGCCATCATGGGGATCGAGCACTGCGGGCTCATATCGGTTTTCTGAGAGCTGGTCGATGCGCTCATCGTCTCAGCCGCAGCCAAGCGCTTGAACCGGTTTTCGTCTTACCCCATACGTCGACTGCGAGACGTTCTCCGTTACGAATATCGGCGCATGACGTCGAATCGTGACAAATGTCCTCAAATTCGCGTGGAAAACGAACCGTGCATGAATTACGTTCGTGAACGCACCCTATCGCCGAAGTCCTCCGGCCCCTCGTTCACCTGGCCGCCGCCCTACCCTGCCCTGCCGAGCGCGCCGGAGAGTGTGCGTCCGTTCGAGGGACAACGATATTGATCCAGGCGGACGCAGGGGTAGGTTCGTGCGTTGTTGCCCCGGACCTCGGTGACGTGACAGCTCCGCGACGATCGCGGACGCGATCACGAGCCGAGGTTCTTCCGCGCCGAGGAGCGGACGCCGGCAGTACGGCGGATGCGGGTGGCTTGTGATCGGCACAACTCAGTCACGTCGGCGCGCCGCGTCCACGTGAGTCATCGCCAGATCGCGATCCAGGAAATGAAGCCATGAGAATTCAAAAGACTCAATTCCGCCGGGGACTCGTCGTCACGCTGGCCGGAGTCCTCGCGACCCCGGCCATGTGGGCGCTCGCCCCGCTGACCGCCCACGCCGCCGTCAACTGCGTCGTGAGCGCCGGGGTCACCCAGACCGATACGACCGTGACCGGCAGTCCCGGCAACGACACGATCGACTGCGGCGGCACGAACCCCGGCAAGACCATCAACGGCAACGCCGGGAACGACACGATCACCGGCTCGGACTTCGACGACACGATCAACGGCGGGGACGGGAACGACACCCTCACCGGCGGCACCGGCAACGACACCCTCACCGGCGGCCTGGGCATCGACACGATCTCCGGCAGCGCCGGCAACGACACCCTCATCGGCGCATCCAACGACGGCAGCCAGGACAGTCTCGACGGCGGCCTCGGCACCGACACCTGCCAGGGACCCGCACCCGACCCCGACATCCACGCCGGCTGCGAGAACACCAGCACCCCGCCGACGACGGGCCCGGGCTCGGGCACGGCGAACGCCACCCAGCTGTGCACCACCACCGGCGGCGTGCTGTCCCTCACCGTGAACCCGGTCGGATACGTCTGCGTGTTCAACCCCCTCAGCCCCGCCGACCGCCGCGTCGCAGAGGCCGGCAGGATCTGCACCGGGGCCGGCGGAACCTTCGTCAACCTGCTCCCGCTGAGCTACGCCTGCGTCCTTCCGACCACGCCATAAACCACCGATTTCCTGCTCCAGTCCCTGCCCCGGGCGAACGGGGCGACGAGAACGGCCGCGCCTCGAGTGAGGGCGCGGCCGTTCCGCGTCGAGGACGAGGGCCGTCTCGGAATTCTGCGCCTTTGTGAACGCGTCGAGAGGTGGTTTCCGTAGAGGCCGCCGAAGCCGGTTCTGCCATTGGTGGTGATTTGGTCGCGTTCGGATGACTGGGTGCGGTACTCCTTGCCAATCCGGCTGCGGGCGCGAACGCTGAGGCGTTGAGGGATATTGGCCGGATCCGGCGCCCTCACGTGTGCGGCACCGGGTAGCGACCCCAGACCCTGGTCATCGAACCGCCCTCTCCAGTCCGTGGCTTCAGCCCCGGGCTCCATTTCACGGGTGGAAGGTTGATCATGGGATCGACAGCGACTATCAGCACGGCAGGGCGGGCGGGCCGGGCCTTGATCGGCCTGGGCACCGCGGCCGGGTTCGTTCTCTTCGCACCCGCTCAGGCGTGGGCGCTCCCGCCGGGATGCACCCAGAGCGGCGCCAACTTCACTTGCACCGCCGGGATTCCCGCCGGTCAAGTGCTCACCGGCACCAGCGGGGACAACATCATCACCGTCACCGGCGGCGCCGTGAACGGTACGGTGAACAGCCTCGCCGGCAACGACACGATCACCGTCACCGGCGTCGCCGGTACGTCGGGAGCCAACGGTGCCCCGGGGGCCAACGGCACCGCGGGCACCCCCGCGGGAAGTGCCGGCGGCAACGGCGGAGCCGGGAACGTCGGCGGCGCCGGCGTCGGGAGCACCGGCATCATCGACGCCGGTGCCGGCACCGACAGCATCACCGTCACTGGAGGCATTGGAGGCAACGGCGGCAACGGCGGACAGGGCGGGATCGGCCTCCTCAGTGGCGCCGGAGGCGCCGGGGGCAACGGCGGCGTCGGCGGGATCGGTGGCGCCGGGAACGCCGGCACTGTCACCGGGGGCGCCGGCAACGACACCGTCTCCTTCACCGCAGGCAAGGGCGGTAACGGCGGTCTCGGCGGTCTGGGTGGCAACAGCGGCCTCATCGCCGGAGGTGCGGGTGCCGGTGGTATCGGTGGTGCCGGCGCGGCCGGTGGCGTCGGGAACTCCGGGAGTTTCAACGGCGATCTCGTTGATTCCGGTGCCGACATCGTCACCGTCAACGGTGGTGCCGGTGGGACCGGCGCGGCCGGTGGCGTGGGTGGCTGCGGTCACGGCGGCGGCGCCGGGGGCGTCGGCGGTGCCGGTGGCGCCGGAGGTGCCGGCAACTCCGGAACCGTCGGCGGCGGCGCCGGGGTCGACACCCTCAAAGCCAACGGCGGGGTCGGCGGCAACGGCGGCGTCGGTGGCAAGGGCGGCAACGGCTCGGCCGCCGTCCAAGCCGGCGGTGCCGGTGGCGTAGGCGGGGCCGGAGGCGCCGGAGGCATCGGGAACTCCGGCGCCCTCACCGGCGGAACCGGCGTCGACACCATCACCGCCACGGGCGGCAAGGGCGGCAACGGCGCCGGCGGTGGCAACGGCGGCACCGGCTGCAGCGGCCCCGGCGGCCCTGGTGGCCTCGGTGGCGCCGCGGGCGCCGGTGGTCTCGGGAACTCCGGAACCATCAGCGACGCGTCCGACACCATCACCACTCCCAGCGGTGCCGGCGGCCTCGCCGGCGGCAACGGCGTCGCCGGCATCAACAACGGCGGCATCTGCACCTGCTGACCAGCAGCGGCACGGAACGGCAGCGGCCCATCACCGGAGATGGCGCCGCTGCCGGCAACAATTCCGGAAACACCCGTGATTCGCCTGGCACCGAGACGCCCACGGCCCGGATCGCCACTGCGTCCAGCAGCTCGGCTCCGCCGTCGCCACGGTCCTCGCCCGGCTGGCCGGCGAAGTGATCGCACGCGAAGCCGCGGAGACCACTGGCCATTGAGCTCCGGGGATCCTTCGTCGTGCCGGCACTGCACCACGCGGCGAAGATCGCTCGGCTCGCACGACCTCGGCGAGGCACCCTGATCGGTTCGGTCGCCCTCAGGGTCACCGCGGCCGCGCACTGTCCGGTGGTCGTCCCCGCGGCCACGGCCCGGACTCATGGCCCGCAGGCGAAGCATCGCCACTGACGATCCCTGCGCTGCCCTGGCCGACGCCGGTCCCGGAACGCGGCCATGGCCGTTGCGCCGAACGTCGGCGGCACTCAAGCCGTTCCGGTGGGCGGGTCGAGGATTCCACTGGTGGTCAGGATCAGCACGGCGGAGCCGGCTGCGTCCGGCGCGGCGGCCGCTTCCAGCGCTCGCTCCGCCGCCGCCGGATCGGCCTCGGGCGGGACCACCAGCAGGCTCAACCGGCGGATGCGCGGTCCGATCACGACGATCGTGTGCCGATCCAGGCCAAAGAATCCCGCCAGCCGCACTAAACCGGTTTCGAGCGCGAGCTTCCGGGGAGCCAGATCCCACATCGCCGGGTTGAAGCCGATCCGGTCGACCGGGCCCGAGTCCGCGACGAGCGCGGTGACCAGGGCGCTGAATTCCGCGACCGGCTCCCGCGAGCGTGGCCACCAGGCGCCGTCGAAACAACCCTTGACCGCACCAGGTGGTTTCAACCGCAGCCGTCTGCCGACGGCCGGCGAGCCGACCACGGGCCCCGCGGCGCCGGCCGACAAGAACGTCATTGCCGGTGCTCCTCTCGCCCCCGCGGCCAGCGGACTCCGCCGGCGGGGTTCATGACCCAAGCGTTCATTTTGAGACACGCATCGCCGGGGTCGCCGCTTTCTCCGACTCAACGGCGCACACGCAGCCGCGGTTGAACGTGCCCGCCCGCGTCGCCGTGCAGAATCGGCGCGCGATCACATCGTGCGATTCCGCTGAATGGGGGCACGCCGCACAGGCGGGCACCACCGAATCGCCGATTTCCGTGACGGCGACGCCTGCTTCGACA
Protein-coding sequences here:
- a CDS encoding neprosin family prolyl endopeptidase translates to MAFTALIAGTTPAMASADTKGIYGPKGNPSLAAASTQGISSLTFLYGGAFQFAAADGSNMFTTVSRPALAAGDFHSLGEMAAESADSKNIVEVGWTVDRGLFGDSEPHLFVFHWVNGVPTCYNGCGFVPVANAASVTAGMTLRPGNSTPQFTIQHFQGNWWVGFGGVFFGFYPDTLWGSSFTKVALTQWFGEVAANSATPCTDMGNGLFASSPSSSAAVAINFIGGPAANISLNTITNPALYSATRTSSNSVHFGGPGAC
- a CDS encoding calcium-binding protein; the protein is MRIQKTQFRRGLVVTLAGVLATPAMWALAPLTAHAAVNCVVSAGVTQTDTTVTGSPGNDTIDCGGTNPGKTINGNAGNDTITGSDFDDTINGGDGNDTLTGGTGNDTLTGGLGIDTISGSAGNDTLIGASNDGSQDSLDGGLGTDTCQGPAPDPDIHAGCENTSTPPTTGPGSGTANATQLCTTTGGVLSLTVNPVGYVCVFNPLSPADRRVAEAGRICTGAGGTFVNLLPLSYACVLPTTP
- a CDS encoding DUF5994 family protein, producing the protein MTFLSAGAAGPVVGSPAVGRRLRLKPPGAVKGCFDGAWWPRSREPVAEFSALVTALVADSGPVDRIGFNPAMWDLAPRKLALETGLVRLAGFFGLDRHTIVVIGPRIRRLSLLVVPPEADPAAAERALEAAAAPDAAGSAVLILTTSGILDPPTGTA
- a CDS encoding RGCVC family protein, with protein sequence MSKIDVEAGVAVTEIGDSVVPACAACPHSAESHDVIARRFCTATRAGTFNRGCVCAVESEKAATPAMRVSK